A window from Zingiber officinale cultivar Zhangliang chromosome 7A, Zo_v1.1, whole genome shotgun sequence encodes these proteins:
- the LOC122000279 gene encoding heavy metal-associated isoprenylated plant protein 16-like, which produces MAKQKLVLKVAAMEDAKRRSKALKTAVGLSGVISASLDKDCLIVVGDGVDSVELATVLRRKMGSANLVSVGSAEEKKKEEKKPEEKKPVVVAESNKFTWQPAPASYWIMCPEAPQPYNHCQCASDCSIM; this is translated from the coding sequence ATGGCTAAGCAGAAGCTGGTGTTGAAGGTGGCGGCCATGGAAGACGCAAAGAGGCGCTCCAAAGCCCTCAAGACTGCTGTCGGCTTGTCCGGCGTGATCTCCGCATCGCTGGACAAAGACTGCCTCATCGTGGTCGGCGATGGGGTTGACTCGGTCGAGCTGGCCACCGTCCTCAGGAGGAAGATGGGTAGCGCCAACCTTGTCAGCGTCGGATCAgccgaagaaaagaaaaaggaggagaagaaaccAGAGGAGAAGAAACCGGTGGTGGTGGCAGAGTCCAATAAATTCACCTGGCAACCGGCGCCGGCGAGCTACTGGATCATGTGTCCTGAAGCCCCACAACCGTATAATCACTGCCAGTGTGCTTCTGATTGTAGCATCATGTAA
- the LOC122001822 gene encoding fasciclin-like arabinogalactan protein 6, which translates to MAAATLLTFSFLVTLLLPAARSQPTVPPAPAPAGPLNLTAILAKGGQFTSFIRLLQQTRVDEQINSQLNNSFNGLTVFAPTDNAFAALPAGTFNSLSQQQQIQLVLFHVLPRYYSFSTFQTASNPLPTQASGESGVFTLNVTTPSAANSNQANVSTGVVETPIETPLYANVPLVVYPVQRVLLPYAIFGPHPPAPAPSARKSPSSAGASGAAAPEDHTSGATRITGIGRSFVAGALLLAISTLL; encoded by the coding sequence ATGGCCGCCGCCACGTTACTGACCTTTAGTTTCTTGGTCACGTTGCTCCTTCCAGCCGCCCGTTCCCAGCCGACGGTGCCCCCCGCACCGGCCCCAGCCGGGCCTCTCAACCTCACGGCGATCCTGGCCAAGGGAGGTCAGTTCACCTCCTTCATTCGCCTCCTCCAGCAGACCCGCGTGGACGAGCAGATCAACAGCCAGCTCAACAACAGCTTCAACGGCCTCACCGTCTTCGCCCCCACCGACAACGCCTTCGCCGCCCTCCCCGCCGGCACTTTCAACTCCCTGTCCCAGCAGCAGCAGATCCAGCTGGTGCTCTTCCACGTCCTCCCCCGCTACTACTCCTTCTCCACCTTCCAGACCGCCAGCAACCCCCTCCCCACCCAGGCCTCCGGCGAGTCCGGCGTCTTCACCCTCAACGTCACCACCCCCTCTGCCGCCAATTCCAACCAGGCCAACGTCTCCACCGGCGTCGTCGAAACCCCCATCGAAACCCCCCTCTACGCAAACGTCCCCCTCGTCGTCTACCCCGTCCAGAGGGTCCTGCTCCCCTACGCCATCTTCGGGCCGCACCCCCCGGCCCCCGCGCCGTCCGCCCGCAAGTCCCCATCCTCCGCCGGCGCCTCCGGCGCTGCAGCGCCGGAAGACCACACTTCCGGAGCTACCAGAATCACGGGAATTGGTCGGAGCTTCGTCGCCGGAGCTCTGCTTCTGGCCATTAGTACTCTGCTCTGA